A stretch of Buteo buteo chromosome 9, bButBut1.hap1.1, whole genome shotgun sequence DNA encodes these proteins:
- the TRIM29 gene encoding tripartite motif-containing protein 29 isoform X13 yields METGSAARTNGTTGKPEDVKSPSAPKKEEEVKKTTNPGGGEKEAMKSTGGASLETGQIKSSLFSGSDWKRPIIQFVESSDEKRSTYFSMDSADSKKMQYASGQIGDMRRPPLSFAEKGDLRKPLFSLDSKKSFLPSEGEGRKSLFSGGQMGDLKKSSLPLVETGDLRRSTFNKPDRAAGSRPRVKLEDVLCDSCIDNKQKAVKSCLVCQASFCELHLKPHLEGAAFRDHQLLDPIRDFEARKCPVHGKTMELFCQTDQMCICYLCMFQEHKNHSTVTVEIEKAGKEAELSLQKEQLQLKIIEVEDEMDKWQKERDRIKNYTTNEKATVDQHFKELIRDLERQRDEVKAALDQREKIASENVKEIVDELEERAKLLREDKENREQIHQISDSVLFLQEFGALMRNYVPPPSLPTYSVLLEGESMSPSMGLLRDDLLNVCMRHVEKICKADLGRNFIERNHMENGDHRYMMNNYEWNQPDNLKRFSMFLSPKASFNPRSWEFSSFQATEETLAYPSIVRHQSAKVTPQTWKSSKQSVLQSKRNSTSSDRTRLR; encoded by the exons ATGGAAACGGGGAGCGCAGCGAGGACAAATGGCACCACTGGGAAGCCAGAGGATGTGAAGAGTCCATCTGCCcccaaaaaagaagaagaagtgAAGAAGACCACAAACCCTGGTGGAGGTGAAAAGGAAGCTATGAAGAGCACTGGTGGTGCTTCTTTGGAGACAGGGCAAATCAAGAGCTCCCTCTTCTctgggagtgactggaagaGGCCCATCATTCAGTTTGTGGAGTCATCCGATGAGAAGAGATCGACCTACTTCAGCATGGATTCGGCAGATTCAAAGAAGATGCAATATGCCAGTGGACAGATAGGAGACATGAGGAGACCACCCCTCTCCTTTGCAGAGAAAGGCGATCTCAGGAAGCCCCTCTTCTCCTTGGATTCCAAAAAAAGCTTCCTGCCTAgtgaaggggaagggaggaagtcGTTGTTCTCTGGGGGGCAGATGGGGGACCTGAAGAAAAGTTCCCTCCCTCTCGTGGAGACAGGGGACCTGAGAAGATCCACCTTCAACAAGCCTGACAGAGCAGCTGGGTCACGGCCCAGGGTGAAGCTCGAGGATGTTCTGTGTGATTCCTGCATTGATAACAAGCAAAAGGCCGTGAAGTCCTGCTTGGTGTGCCAGGCTTCCTTCTGTGAGCTGCACCTCAAGCCCCATCTGGAGGGAGCAGCTTTCCGGGACCACCAGCTCCTGGACCCCATCAGGGACTTTGAAGCAAGAAAATGCCCTGTGCATGGGAAGACCATGGAGCTGTTCTGTCAGACAGACCAGATGTGCATCTGCTACCTCTGCATGTTCCAGGAGCACAAGAACCACAGCACAGTGACAGTGGAGATCGAGAAAGCGGGAAAAGAG GCTGAGCTTTCACTGCAGAAAGAGCAACTGCAGCTGAAGATCATTGAGGTAGAAGATGAAATGGATAAGTGGCAGAAGGAGAGGGACCGTATCAAG AACTACACCACCAACGAGAAAGCCACAGTGGACCAGCATTTCAAAGAGCTGATCCGCGACCTGGAAAGGCAGAGGGATGAAGTGAAGGCTGCCCTGGACCAGAGGGAAAAGATTGCATCAGAGAATGTAAAAGAAATCGTGGATGAGCTGGAAGAGAGGGCAAAGCTTCTGCGGGAGGACAAGGAGAACAGGGAGCAGATCCACCAGATCAGTGACTCTGTGCTCTTCCTGCAG GAGTTTGGGGCTTTGATGCGGAATTACGTCCCCCCTCCATCTCTCCCAACATACAGTGTGCTGCTTGAAGGGGAGAGCATGAGCCCATCTATGGGACTCCTCAGAGATGACCTCCTTAACGTCTGCATGAGGCATGTGGAGAAGATCTGCAAGGCAGACCTTGGCCGCAACTTCATAGAGAGGAACCACATGGAGAACG GTGACCACCGGTACATGATGAACAACTATGAGTGGAACCAGCCTGACAATCTTAAGAGATTTTCCATGTTCCTGTCTCCCAAAG CCAGTTTCAACCCACGATCATGGGAATTTTCCTCCTTCCAAGCGACTGAGGAAACACTTG CTTATCCTTCAATAGTGAGACATCAGTCTGCAAAGGTGACGCCACAGACATGGAAATCCTCTAAGCAGTCTGTATTG CAAAGCAAGAGGAATTCCACCTCCTCAGACAGGACCCGACTGCGCTGA
- the TRIM29 gene encoding tripartite motif-containing protein 29 isoform X5, with translation METGSAARTNGTTGKPEDVKSPSAPKKEEEVKKTTNPGGGEKEAMKSTGGASLETGQIKSSLFSGSDWKRPIIQFVESSDEKRSTYFSMDSADSKKMQYASGQIGDMRRPPLSFAEKGDLRKPLFSLDSKKSFLPSEGEGRKSLFSGGQMGDLKKSSLPLVETGDLRRSTFNKPDRAAGSRPRVKLEDVLCDSCIDNKQKAVKSCLVCQASFCELHLKPHLEGAAFRDHQLLDPIRDFEARKCPVHGKTMELFCQTDQMCICYLCMFQEHKNHSTVTVEIEKAGKEAELSLQKEQLQLKIIEVEDEMDKWQKERDRIKNYTTNEKATVDQHFKELIRDLERQRDEVKAALDQREKIASENVKEIVDELEERAKLLREDKENREQIHQISDSVLFLQEFGALMRNYVPPPSLPTYSVLLEGESMSPSMGLLRDDLLNVCMRHVEKICKADLGRNFIERNHMENGDHRYMMNNYEWNQPDNLKRFSMFLSPKVGNGTKLPFQFSSVGQNPPGDFSKQSDGSLFTKTAYPSIVRHQSAKVTPQTWKSSKQSVLSHYRPFYVNKGNGATSNEAP, from the exons ATGGAAACGGGGAGCGCAGCGAGGACAAATGGCACCACTGGGAAGCCAGAGGATGTGAAGAGTCCATCTGCCcccaaaaaagaagaagaagtgAAGAAGACCACAAACCCTGGTGGAGGTGAAAAGGAAGCTATGAAGAGCACTGGTGGTGCTTCTTTGGAGACAGGGCAAATCAAGAGCTCCCTCTTCTctgggagtgactggaagaGGCCCATCATTCAGTTTGTGGAGTCATCCGATGAGAAGAGATCGACCTACTTCAGCATGGATTCGGCAGATTCAAAGAAGATGCAATATGCCAGTGGACAGATAGGAGACATGAGGAGACCACCCCTCTCCTTTGCAGAGAAAGGCGATCTCAGGAAGCCCCTCTTCTCCTTGGATTCCAAAAAAAGCTTCCTGCCTAgtgaaggggaagggaggaagtcGTTGTTCTCTGGGGGGCAGATGGGGGACCTGAAGAAAAGTTCCCTCCCTCTCGTGGAGACAGGGGACCTGAGAAGATCCACCTTCAACAAGCCTGACAGAGCAGCTGGGTCACGGCCCAGGGTGAAGCTCGAGGATGTTCTGTGTGATTCCTGCATTGATAACAAGCAAAAGGCCGTGAAGTCCTGCTTGGTGTGCCAGGCTTCCTTCTGTGAGCTGCACCTCAAGCCCCATCTGGAGGGAGCAGCTTTCCGGGACCACCAGCTCCTGGACCCCATCAGGGACTTTGAAGCAAGAAAATGCCCTGTGCATGGGAAGACCATGGAGCTGTTCTGTCAGACAGACCAGATGTGCATCTGCTACCTCTGCATGTTCCAGGAGCACAAGAACCACAGCACAGTGACAGTGGAGATCGAGAAAGCGGGAAAAGAG GCTGAGCTTTCACTGCAGAAAGAGCAACTGCAGCTGAAGATCATTGAGGTAGAAGATGAAATGGATAAGTGGCAGAAGGAGAGGGACCGTATCAAG AACTACACCACCAACGAGAAAGCCACAGTGGACCAGCATTTCAAAGAGCTGATCCGCGACCTGGAAAGGCAGAGGGATGAAGTGAAGGCTGCCCTGGACCAGAGGGAAAAGATTGCATCAGAGAATGTAAAAGAAATCGTGGATGAGCTGGAAGAGAGGGCAAAGCTTCTGCGGGAGGACAAGGAGAACAGGGAGCAGATCCACCAGATCAGTGACTCTGTGCTCTTCCTGCAG GAGTTTGGGGCTTTGATGCGGAATTACGTCCCCCCTCCATCTCTCCCAACATACAGTGTGCTGCTTGAAGGGGAGAGCATGAGCCCATCTATGGGACTCCTCAGAGATGACCTCCTTAACGTCTGCATGAGGCATGTGGAGAAGATCTGCAAGGCAGACCTTGGCCGCAACTTCATAGAGAGGAACCACATGGAGAACG GTGACCACCGGTACATGATGAACAACTATGAGTGGAACCAGCCTGACAATCTTAAGAGATTTTCCATGTTCCTGTCTCCCAAAG TAGGCAATGGTACTAAGCTGCCTTTTCAGTTCTCCTCGGTGGGACAGAATCCGCCTGGTGACTTCAGCAAACAGTCTGACGGGAGCCTCTTCACTAAGACCG CTTATCCTTCAATAGTGAGACATCAGTCTGCAAAGGTGACGCCACAGACATGGAAATCCTCTAAGCAGTCTGTATTG TCACATTACCGCCCCTTTTACGTCAACAAAGGCAATGGAGCCACCTCCAACGAGGCACCTTGA
- the TRIM29 gene encoding tripartite motif-containing protein 29 isoform X7 produces the protein METGSAARTNGTTGKPEDVKSPSAPKKEEEVKKTTNPGGGEKEAMKSTGGASLETGQIKSSLFSGSDWKRPIIQFVESSDEKRSTYFSMDSADSKKMQYASGQIGDMRRPPLSFAEKGDLRKPLFSLDSKKSFLPSEGEGRKSLFSGGQMGDLKKSSLPLVETGDLRRSTFNKPDRAAGSRPRVKLEDVLCDSCIDNKQKAVKSCLVCQASFCELHLKPHLEGAAFRDHQLLDPIRDFEARKCPVHGKTMELFCQTDQMCICYLCMFQEHKNHSTVTVEIEKAGKEAELSLQKEQLQLKIIEVEDEMDKWQKERDRIKNYTTNEKATVDQHFKELIRDLERQRDEVKAALDQREKIASENVKEIVDELEERAKLLREDKENREQIHQISDSVLFLQEFGALMRNYVPPPSLPTYSVLLEGESMSPSMGLLRDDLLNVCMRHVEKICKADLGRNFIERNHMENGDHRYMMNNYEWNQPDNLKRFSMFLSPKVGNGTKLPFQFSSVGQNPPGDFSKQSDGSLFTKTAYPSIVRHQSAKVTPQTWKSSKQSVLQSKRNSTSSDRTRLR, from the exons ATGGAAACGGGGAGCGCAGCGAGGACAAATGGCACCACTGGGAAGCCAGAGGATGTGAAGAGTCCATCTGCCcccaaaaaagaagaagaagtgAAGAAGACCACAAACCCTGGTGGAGGTGAAAAGGAAGCTATGAAGAGCACTGGTGGTGCTTCTTTGGAGACAGGGCAAATCAAGAGCTCCCTCTTCTctgggagtgactggaagaGGCCCATCATTCAGTTTGTGGAGTCATCCGATGAGAAGAGATCGACCTACTTCAGCATGGATTCGGCAGATTCAAAGAAGATGCAATATGCCAGTGGACAGATAGGAGACATGAGGAGACCACCCCTCTCCTTTGCAGAGAAAGGCGATCTCAGGAAGCCCCTCTTCTCCTTGGATTCCAAAAAAAGCTTCCTGCCTAgtgaaggggaagggaggaagtcGTTGTTCTCTGGGGGGCAGATGGGGGACCTGAAGAAAAGTTCCCTCCCTCTCGTGGAGACAGGGGACCTGAGAAGATCCACCTTCAACAAGCCTGACAGAGCAGCTGGGTCACGGCCCAGGGTGAAGCTCGAGGATGTTCTGTGTGATTCCTGCATTGATAACAAGCAAAAGGCCGTGAAGTCCTGCTTGGTGTGCCAGGCTTCCTTCTGTGAGCTGCACCTCAAGCCCCATCTGGAGGGAGCAGCTTTCCGGGACCACCAGCTCCTGGACCCCATCAGGGACTTTGAAGCAAGAAAATGCCCTGTGCATGGGAAGACCATGGAGCTGTTCTGTCAGACAGACCAGATGTGCATCTGCTACCTCTGCATGTTCCAGGAGCACAAGAACCACAGCACAGTGACAGTGGAGATCGAGAAAGCGGGAAAAGAG GCTGAGCTTTCACTGCAGAAAGAGCAACTGCAGCTGAAGATCATTGAGGTAGAAGATGAAATGGATAAGTGGCAGAAGGAGAGGGACCGTATCAAG AACTACACCACCAACGAGAAAGCCACAGTGGACCAGCATTTCAAAGAGCTGATCCGCGACCTGGAAAGGCAGAGGGATGAAGTGAAGGCTGCCCTGGACCAGAGGGAAAAGATTGCATCAGAGAATGTAAAAGAAATCGTGGATGAGCTGGAAGAGAGGGCAAAGCTTCTGCGGGAGGACAAGGAGAACAGGGAGCAGATCCACCAGATCAGTGACTCTGTGCTCTTCCTGCAG GAGTTTGGGGCTTTGATGCGGAATTACGTCCCCCCTCCATCTCTCCCAACATACAGTGTGCTGCTTGAAGGGGAGAGCATGAGCCCATCTATGGGACTCCTCAGAGATGACCTCCTTAACGTCTGCATGAGGCATGTGGAGAAGATCTGCAAGGCAGACCTTGGCCGCAACTTCATAGAGAGGAACCACATGGAGAACG GTGACCACCGGTACATGATGAACAACTATGAGTGGAACCAGCCTGACAATCTTAAGAGATTTTCCATGTTCCTGTCTCCCAAAG TAGGCAATGGTACTAAGCTGCCTTTTCAGTTCTCCTCGGTGGGACAGAATCCGCCTGGTGACTTCAGCAAACAGTCTGACGGGAGCCTCTTCACTAAGACCG CTTATCCTTCAATAGTGAGACATCAGTCTGCAAAGGTGACGCCACAGACATGGAAATCCTCTAAGCAGTCTGTATTG CAAAGCAAGAGGAATTCCACCTCCTCAGACAGGACCCGACTGCGCTGA
- the TRIM29 gene encoding tripartite motif-containing protein 29 isoform X10 translates to METGSAARTNGTTGKPEDVKSPSAPKKEEEVKKTTNPGGGEKEAMKSTGGASLETGQIKSSLFSGSDWKRPIIQFVESSDEKRSTYFSMDSADSKKMQYASGQIGDMRRPPLSFAEKGDLRKPLFSLDSKKSFLPSEGEGRKSLFSGGQMGDLKKSSLPLVETGDLRRSTFNKPDRAAGSRPRVKLEDVLCDSCIDNKQKAVKSCLVCQASFCELHLKPHLEGAAFRDHQLLDPIRDFEARKCPVHGKTMELFCQTDQMCICYLCMFQEHKNHSTVTVEIEKAGKEAELSLQKEQLQLKIIEVEDEMDKWQKERDRIKNYTTNEKATVDQHFKELIRDLERQRDEVKAALDQREKIASENVKEIVDELEERAKLLREDKENREQIHQISDSVLFLQEFGALMRNYVPPPSLPTYSVLLEGESMSPSMGLLRDDLLNVCMRHVEKICKADLGRNFIERNHMENGDHRYMMNNYEWNQPDNLKRFSMFLSPKASFNPRSWEFSSFQATEETLVGNGTKLPFQFSSVGQNPPGDFSKQSDGSLFTKTEKAWSSPTPGPYLLP, encoded by the exons ATGGAAACGGGGAGCGCAGCGAGGACAAATGGCACCACTGGGAAGCCAGAGGATGTGAAGAGTCCATCTGCCcccaaaaaagaagaagaagtgAAGAAGACCACAAACCCTGGTGGAGGTGAAAAGGAAGCTATGAAGAGCACTGGTGGTGCTTCTTTGGAGACAGGGCAAATCAAGAGCTCCCTCTTCTctgggagtgactggaagaGGCCCATCATTCAGTTTGTGGAGTCATCCGATGAGAAGAGATCGACCTACTTCAGCATGGATTCGGCAGATTCAAAGAAGATGCAATATGCCAGTGGACAGATAGGAGACATGAGGAGACCACCCCTCTCCTTTGCAGAGAAAGGCGATCTCAGGAAGCCCCTCTTCTCCTTGGATTCCAAAAAAAGCTTCCTGCCTAgtgaaggggaagggaggaagtcGTTGTTCTCTGGGGGGCAGATGGGGGACCTGAAGAAAAGTTCCCTCCCTCTCGTGGAGACAGGGGACCTGAGAAGATCCACCTTCAACAAGCCTGACAGAGCAGCTGGGTCACGGCCCAGGGTGAAGCTCGAGGATGTTCTGTGTGATTCCTGCATTGATAACAAGCAAAAGGCCGTGAAGTCCTGCTTGGTGTGCCAGGCTTCCTTCTGTGAGCTGCACCTCAAGCCCCATCTGGAGGGAGCAGCTTTCCGGGACCACCAGCTCCTGGACCCCATCAGGGACTTTGAAGCAAGAAAATGCCCTGTGCATGGGAAGACCATGGAGCTGTTCTGTCAGACAGACCAGATGTGCATCTGCTACCTCTGCATGTTCCAGGAGCACAAGAACCACAGCACAGTGACAGTGGAGATCGAGAAAGCGGGAAAAGAG GCTGAGCTTTCACTGCAGAAAGAGCAACTGCAGCTGAAGATCATTGAGGTAGAAGATGAAATGGATAAGTGGCAGAAGGAGAGGGACCGTATCAAG AACTACACCACCAACGAGAAAGCCACAGTGGACCAGCATTTCAAAGAGCTGATCCGCGACCTGGAAAGGCAGAGGGATGAAGTGAAGGCTGCCCTGGACCAGAGGGAAAAGATTGCATCAGAGAATGTAAAAGAAATCGTGGATGAGCTGGAAGAGAGGGCAAAGCTTCTGCGGGAGGACAAGGAGAACAGGGAGCAGATCCACCAGATCAGTGACTCTGTGCTCTTCCTGCAG GAGTTTGGGGCTTTGATGCGGAATTACGTCCCCCCTCCATCTCTCCCAACATACAGTGTGCTGCTTGAAGGGGAGAGCATGAGCCCATCTATGGGACTCCTCAGAGATGACCTCCTTAACGTCTGCATGAGGCATGTGGAGAAGATCTGCAAGGCAGACCTTGGCCGCAACTTCATAGAGAGGAACCACATGGAGAACG GTGACCACCGGTACATGATGAACAACTATGAGTGGAACCAGCCTGACAATCTTAAGAGATTTTCCATGTTCCTGTCTCCCAAAG CCAGTTTCAACCCACGATCATGGGAATTTTCCTCCTTCCAAGCGACTGAGGAAACACTTG TAGGCAATGGTACTAAGCTGCCTTTTCAGTTCTCCTCGGTGGGACAGAATCCGCCTGGTGACTTCAGCAAACAGTCTGACGGGAGCCTCTTCACTAAGACCG AGAAGGCCTGGAGCAGTCCTACACCTGGCCCGTATCTCCTGCCCTGA
- the TRIM29 gene encoding tripartite motif-containing protein 29 isoform X11, with protein METGSAARTNGTTGKPEDVKSPSAPKKEEEVKKTTNPGGGEKEAMKSTGGASLETGQIKSSLFSGSDWKRPIIQFVESSDEKRSTYFSMDSADSKKMQYASGQIGDMRRPPLSFAEKGDLRKPLFSLDSKKSFLPSEGEGRKSLFSGGQMGDLKKSSLPLVETGDLRRSTFNKPDRAAGSRPRVKLEDVLCDSCIDNKQKAVKSCLVCQASFCELHLKPHLEGAAFRDHQLLDPIRDFEARKCPVHGKTMELFCQTDQMCICYLCMFQEHKNHSTVTVEIEKAGKEAELSLQKEQLQLKIIEVEDEMDKWQKERDRIKNYTTNEKATVDQHFKELIRDLERQRDEVKAALDQREKIASENVKEIVDELEERAKLLREDKENREQIHQISDSVLFLQEFGALMRNYVPPPSLPTYSVLLEGESMSPSMGLLRDDLLNVCMRHVEKICKADLGRNFIERNHMENGDHRYMMNNYEWNQPDNLKRFSMFLSPKASFNPRSWEFSSFQATEETLGNGTKLPFQFSSVGQNPPGDFSKQSDGSLFTKTEKAWSSPTPGPYLLP; from the exons ATGGAAACGGGGAGCGCAGCGAGGACAAATGGCACCACTGGGAAGCCAGAGGATGTGAAGAGTCCATCTGCCcccaaaaaagaagaagaagtgAAGAAGACCACAAACCCTGGTGGAGGTGAAAAGGAAGCTATGAAGAGCACTGGTGGTGCTTCTTTGGAGACAGGGCAAATCAAGAGCTCCCTCTTCTctgggagtgactggaagaGGCCCATCATTCAGTTTGTGGAGTCATCCGATGAGAAGAGATCGACCTACTTCAGCATGGATTCGGCAGATTCAAAGAAGATGCAATATGCCAGTGGACAGATAGGAGACATGAGGAGACCACCCCTCTCCTTTGCAGAGAAAGGCGATCTCAGGAAGCCCCTCTTCTCCTTGGATTCCAAAAAAAGCTTCCTGCCTAgtgaaggggaagggaggaagtcGTTGTTCTCTGGGGGGCAGATGGGGGACCTGAAGAAAAGTTCCCTCCCTCTCGTGGAGACAGGGGACCTGAGAAGATCCACCTTCAACAAGCCTGACAGAGCAGCTGGGTCACGGCCCAGGGTGAAGCTCGAGGATGTTCTGTGTGATTCCTGCATTGATAACAAGCAAAAGGCCGTGAAGTCCTGCTTGGTGTGCCAGGCTTCCTTCTGTGAGCTGCACCTCAAGCCCCATCTGGAGGGAGCAGCTTTCCGGGACCACCAGCTCCTGGACCCCATCAGGGACTTTGAAGCAAGAAAATGCCCTGTGCATGGGAAGACCATGGAGCTGTTCTGTCAGACAGACCAGATGTGCATCTGCTACCTCTGCATGTTCCAGGAGCACAAGAACCACAGCACAGTGACAGTGGAGATCGAGAAAGCGGGAAAAGAG GCTGAGCTTTCACTGCAGAAAGAGCAACTGCAGCTGAAGATCATTGAGGTAGAAGATGAAATGGATAAGTGGCAGAAGGAGAGGGACCGTATCAAG AACTACACCACCAACGAGAAAGCCACAGTGGACCAGCATTTCAAAGAGCTGATCCGCGACCTGGAAAGGCAGAGGGATGAAGTGAAGGCTGCCCTGGACCAGAGGGAAAAGATTGCATCAGAGAATGTAAAAGAAATCGTGGATGAGCTGGAAGAGAGGGCAAAGCTTCTGCGGGAGGACAAGGAGAACAGGGAGCAGATCCACCAGATCAGTGACTCTGTGCTCTTCCTGCAG GAGTTTGGGGCTTTGATGCGGAATTACGTCCCCCCTCCATCTCTCCCAACATACAGTGTGCTGCTTGAAGGGGAGAGCATGAGCCCATCTATGGGACTCCTCAGAGATGACCTCCTTAACGTCTGCATGAGGCATGTGGAGAAGATCTGCAAGGCAGACCTTGGCCGCAACTTCATAGAGAGGAACCACATGGAGAACG GTGACCACCGGTACATGATGAACAACTATGAGTGGAACCAGCCTGACAATCTTAAGAGATTTTCCATGTTCCTGTCTCCCAAAG CCAGTTTCAACCCACGATCATGGGAATTTTCCTCCTTCCAAGCGACTGAGGAAACACTTG GCAATGGTACTAAGCTGCCTTTTCAGTTCTCCTCGGTGGGACAGAATCCGCCTGGTGACTTCAGCAAACAGTCTGACGGGAGCCTCTTCACTAAGACCG AGAAGGCCTGGAGCAGTCCTACACCTGGCCCGTATCTCCTGCCCTGA
- the TRIM29 gene encoding tripartite motif-containing protein 29 isoform X2: METGSAARTNGTTGKPEDVKSPSAPKKEEEVKKTTNPGGGEKEAMKSTGGASLETGQIKSSLFSGSDWKRPIIQFVESSDEKRSTYFSMDSADSKKMQYASGQIGDMRRPPLSFAEKGDLRKPLFSLDSKKSFLPSEGEGRKSLFSGGQMGDLKKSSLPLVETGDLRRSTFNKPDRAAGSRPRVKLEDVLCDSCIDNKQKAVKSCLVCQASFCELHLKPHLEGAAFRDHQLLDPIRDFEARKCPVHGKTMELFCQTDQMCICYLCMFQEHKNHSTVTVEIEKAGKEAELSLQKEQLQLKIIEVEDEMDKWQKERDRIKNYTTNEKATVDQHFKELIRDLERQRDEVKAALDQREKIASENVKEIVDELEERAKLLREDKENREQIHQISDSVLFLQEFGALMRNYVPPPSLPTYSVLLEGESMSPSMGLLRDDLLNVCMRHVEKICKADLGRNFIERNHMENGDHRYMMNNYEWNQPDNLKRFSMFLSPKASFNPRSWEFSSFQATEETLGNGTKLPFQFSSVGQNPPGDFSKQSDGSLFTKTAYPSIVRHQSAKVTPQTWKSSKQSVLSHYRPFYVNKGNGATSNEAP; encoded by the exons ATGGAAACGGGGAGCGCAGCGAGGACAAATGGCACCACTGGGAAGCCAGAGGATGTGAAGAGTCCATCTGCCcccaaaaaagaagaagaagtgAAGAAGACCACAAACCCTGGTGGAGGTGAAAAGGAAGCTATGAAGAGCACTGGTGGTGCTTCTTTGGAGACAGGGCAAATCAAGAGCTCCCTCTTCTctgggagtgactggaagaGGCCCATCATTCAGTTTGTGGAGTCATCCGATGAGAAGAGATCGACCTACTTCAGCATGGATTCGGCAGATTCAAAGAAGATGCAATATGCCAGTGGACAGATAGGAGACATGAGGAGACCACCCCTCTCCTTTGCAGAGAAAGGCGATCTCAGGAAGCCCCTCTTCTCCTTGGATTCCAAAAAAAGCTTCCTGCCTAgtgaaggggaagggaggaagtcGTTGTTCTCTGGGGGGCAGATGGGGGACCTGAAGAAAAGTTCCCTCCCTCTCGTGGAGACAGGGGACCTGAGAAGATCCACCTTCAACAAGCCTGACAGAGCAGCTGGGTCACGGCCCAGGGTGAAGCTCGAGGATGTTCTGTGTGATTCCTGCATTGATAACAAGCAAAAGGCCGTGAAGTCCTGCTTGGTGTGCCAGGCTTCCTTCTGTGAGCTGCACCTCAAGCCCCATCTGGAGGGAGCAGCTTTCCGGGACCACCAGCTCCTGGACCCCATCAGGGACTTTGAAGCAAGAAAATGCCCTGTGCATGGGAAGACCATGGAGCTGTTCTGTCAGACAGACCAGATGTGCATCTGCTACCTCTGCATGTTCCAGGAGCACAAGAACCACAGCACAGTGACAGTGGAGATCGAGAAAGCGGGAAAAGAG GCTGAGCTTTCACTGCAGAAAGAGCAACTGCAGCTGAAGATCATTGAGGTAGAAGATGAAATGGATAAGTGGCAGAAGGAGAGGGACCGTATCAAG AACTACACCACCAACGAGAAAGCCACAGTGGACCAGCATTTCAAAGAGCTGATCCGCGACCTGGAAAGGCAGAGGGATGAAGTGAAGGCTGCCCTGGACCAGAGGGAAAAGATTGCATCAGAGAATGTAAAAGAAATCGTGGATGAGCTGGAAGAGAGGGCAAAGCTTCTGCGGGAGGACAAGGAGAACAGGGAGCAGATCCACCAGATCAGTGACTCTGTGCTCTTCCTGCAG GAGTTTGGGGCTTTGATGCGGAATTACGTCCCCCCTCCATCTCTCCCAACATACAGTGTGCTGCTTGAAGGGGAGAGCATGAGCCCATCTATGGGACTCCTCAGAGATGACCTCCTTAACGTCTGCATGAGGCATGTGGAGAAGATCTGCAAGGCAGACCTTGGCCGCAACTTCATAGAGAGGAACCACATGGAGAACG GTGACCACCGGTACATGATGAACAACTATGAGTGGAACCAGCCTGACAATCTTAAGAGATTTTCCATGTTCCTGTCTCCCAAAG CCAGTTTCAACCCACGATCATGGGAATTTTCCTCCTTCCAAGCGACTGAGGAAACACTTG GCAATGGTACTAAGCTGCCTTTTCAGTTCTCCTCGGTGGGACAGAATCCGCCTGGTGACTTCAGCAAACAGTCTGACGGGAGCCTCTTCACTAAGACCG CTTATCCTTCAATAGTGAGACATCAGTCTGCAAAGGTGACGCCACAGACATGGAAATCCTCTAAGCAGTCTGTATTG TCACATTACCGCCCCTTTTACGTCAACAAAGGCAATGGAGCCACCTCCAACGAGGCACCTTGA